The following coding sequences are from one Paenibacillus tundrae window:
- a CDS encoding dockerin type I repeat-containing protein has product MMIDRRLKRGIAVSLILAMLFTLVSFPLSADASSANYSIANDFMKYSINSKTGGFSIETVDGHPQKAFDNNIPLLYKEDTARSNGTSFTTVRIDGKDYIFGQEYGWFGIDTKLHEPVVSEQNRLLTIAWDIKGYTITQKVSISTDPNNSRVGNVGISYDVVNNNSKAGTVGIRLLLDNALGSNIDAPHVLVNPKQPTIVETEYSGENLPQQIRYVDSLSASDKMAYALLSGWSGNKDVNVDKVIVGHWVNLANTRYDYTPNPNVDFTNYSNKYLVPDTATAYYWNEKPIEAGEVRISELLYGVGNFSDQTQKKEVAIGIQTDKVQVNEGKDGYLNDGKFKATVTIDNSVTGAKELIEPVVTLTLDEGLTFAATNTREYTVRISGGLNIGTVFDIPDLEIIAEKQSMITAKRLIVSLNATAIMDSSTHKLVEYSANSNILIPAIEGELPNVSLKHIFPSAVFHEGDKNITVSGDMNELKQAITGIDGWDLYLVSASSGATTLIDKRKISFVEDGQALSFSTNENLPVGKYNIEFRFTNQQLISAFKEKIISTTQIDVTNNLADKSASYGIVSLVRITNSSNNRQLYDYVNFENEDVMKKFIEGNITRNGIVHNNIKYVEDETEILLTVRGKVRLMGTGVNRYYSASKADGDITINNILTYDSNTPLKMTVTDVGAKLEGDGTIKVINSVNVWHNKWFFEVKNGVKYSLDGEAVSEDEAKALELKFGDAGSMLQNIAGFLINIKYGVMTQDKEDFGISFGGKISMPLKAADKNNGEEHYDYKGSLTAEISDIRYGSKDKKIGFIGVNTTLAVALPEDILGPLVGNKVGAMAEVTIDTIDGIYKLDYGVALTMLEVEGSLAFKEVPINNVPSIMLDELTFFLASNTTKVPIVTPYVFMTGLGGGFGNLAETISGTSDGKLPPITLHLQTRLLINLVIVGDFKLEAKLSGLSLEGTGRLAKDDEGRLLNLEAGMNVQWISPFQLNAFGNISIHAGAVRGGITIKITEDYFYGYVYAGFYIPTSVPIIGGKEIGGVEAAVSSDFVGANMKVIGVKFGFIYYWDGDFNFGSSINLASRGKAVHYVHSEELDANGNLVPTTALYGTNMRRLTTKEIAKTRAGDGITKEVIPASKDSLLFEIPLRGHVKPSASEIIVTNPAGTKLTMVEDDNKGNGNYLVQSMNGKNTLYISVIDPALIVGGNWSISVTTPNVYIDNFEVNSVENIPELTGIKTTHSNNTSRELDVSWTTDGQSAYSGAVNVYVTKDPSIMQSIESDNMQDTSSLISIGNLELDEIKSGSHVFTLPESFPEGKYYVVAMLVNHLGGMSKQITASPITFTNPLLPQEPKSVSAEYSGDGYVKVNINGSDQTATHYFVAIEDENGVEIENSFGQFPIDSEIKLKPLEDQTNLPLLKEGKKYFIKVKSVRIVESALNATEYYSSTKVASSQSFVMPAMGKPKLVSVETNIDKSKENYYLRTGQLEATYTFDRPVKMTLTLNKENKNTPEEFKTVWSFEENLEDGENLIDFTAVSENHDTIQGSRSSGAIGVTVDTSAPILLLGEEVEPSLDKEPVDNTVSNQVVFVSADSSYSFHGLTEVSASLTLNGSSEGIVIHPDGTFVVNRKSSSQEPNETLQLKAVDKAGNETVVPVYLVNRELSEFESIKLISDLENSQNQPDVIELGIGGKTVLSVKGLRQGGELDLKEEDIVWDVLYNQNIIKISQDGTIEALAPGETAIKVGYRLSAFEDENGKIVYKELSDVINIHVKDLGYRYEVRQSQGFSLFTIYTEINMGKATVVIDGKKQTLLYDNLKKAYIGSSRELVTGEQLTANLVFEPTLKSPNLLRGDTNGSGAVDRADVLATIKAILNNVYNGFNSSEDWMRSDINGDGVVDIVDAQLILMEALRR; this is encoded by the coding sequence ATGATGATCGATCGTCGATTAAAACGCGGCATAGCTGTATCCCTTATTCTAGCGATGCTATTCACTCTTGTAAGTTTCCCATTGAGTGCAGATGCAAGCAGTGCGAATTATTCAATTGCAAACGACTTTATGAAATATTCTATCAATTCAAAAACAGGTGGATTTTCGATTGAAACCGTGGATGGTCATCCACAAAAAGCGTTTGACAACAATATTCCGCTTCTCTATAAGGAAGATACGGCAAGAAGCAACGGAACATCCTTTACTACCGTTCGTATCGATGGAAAAGATTATATTTTCGGTCAGGAATATGGATGGTTCGGAATAGATACTAAGCTTCATGAACCTGTTGTCTCTGAACAAAATAGACTTTTGACGATTGCATGGGATATCAAGGGTTACACGATCACACAAAAGGTTTCCATTTCTACTGACCCTAATAACTCGCGGGTTGGAAACGTTGGTATTTCATATGATGTGGTCAATAATAATAGCAAAGCCGGAACGGTAGGTATTCGTCTCCTTCTAGATAACGCGCTTGGTTCAAATATTGATGCACCTCATGTGCTCGTGAATCCAAAACAACCGACCATCGTGGAAACAGAATACAGTGGTGAAAACCTGCCACAACAAATTAGATATGTGGATTCTCTTTCAGCTTCAGACAAAATGGCCTACGCCCTTTTGTCTGGTTGGAGTGGGAACAAAGATGTAAATGTGGATAAAGTTATTGTTGGACATTGGGTTAATCTTGCAAATACAAGATACGATTATACACCGAATCCTAACGTTGACTTTACGAACTATTCAAACAAATATTTAGTGCCTGATACGGCAACAGCATATTATTGGAATGAAAAACCGATTGAGGCAGGCGAAGTGAGAATTTCAGAATTGTTATATGGTGTGGGTAACTTTTCTGATCAAACACAAAAGAAAGAGGTAGCAATCGGGATCCAGACAGATAAAGTTCAAGTGAATGAAGGCAAAGATGGATATCTAAACGATGGTAAGTTTAAAGCAACAGTAACCATTGATAATAGTGTTACAGGAGCTAAAGAACTAATAGAACCGGTGGTTACCCTTACTCTTGATGAGGGACTTACTTTTGCAGCGACGAATACAAGAGAATATACGGTGAGAATTTCTGGTGGATTAAACATTGGTACTGTATTTGACATTCCCGATCTAGAAATCATAGCAGAGAAACAATCCATGATTACGGCAAAGCGATTAATAGTTTCGTTAAACGCAACGGCAATTATGGATTCAAGCACACATAAATTGGTTGAGTATAGTGCGAATTCAAACATTTTAATTCCCGCGATTGAAGGGGAACTTCCTAATGTCTCATTGAAACATATTTTTCCTTCTGCAGTTTTTCATGAAGGAGACAAAAATATAACCGTTTCTGGAGATATGAACGAATTGAAACAAGCGATTACAGGAATTGATGGATGGGATCTTTATCTTGTCTCTGCATCAAGTGGTGCAACTACGTTAATCGACAAAAGAAAAATAAGTTTTGTTGAAGATGGTCAAGCCCTTTCGTTCTCGACAAATGAAAATTTGCCCGTTGGAAAATATAACATTGAATTCAGATTTACAAATCAACAGTTAATCAGTGCGTTTAAAGAAAAGATTATTTCTACCACTCAAATAGATGTAACTAATAATCTGGCGGATAAAAGTGCAAGCTACGGAATTGTTTCACTAGTTCGAATAACAAACTCTTCTAATAATAGACAGTTATATGATTATGTTAATTTTGAAAACGAAGATGTAATGAAAAAATTTATCGAGGGTAACATCACTAGAAATGGTATTGTTCATAACAATATAAAATATGTAGAAGATGAAACCGAAATTCTATTGACCGTTCGTGGGAAAGTCAGGCTAATGGGTACGGGTGTTAATCGATACTACTCTGCCAGTAAAGCCGATGGCGACATTACGATTAACAACATTTTGACGTATGATAGCAACACGCCACTCAAGATGACGGTTACGGACGTTGGCGCAAAATTAGAAGGCGATGGCACCATAAAAGTCATAAACTCTGTTAATGTATGGCATAATAAATGGTTTTTTGAAGTTAAAAATGGAGTGAAATACAGCTTGGATGGTGAAGCTGTTTCCGAGGATGAGGCTAAAGCATTAGAACTGAAATTTGGAGATGCAGGTTCTATGCTACAAAATATTGCAGGATTTTTAATTAATATCAAGTACGGTGTCATGACTCAGGATAAGGAAGACTTCGGAATTAGCTTCGGTGGAAAGATTTCAATGCCTTTAAAAGCAGCAGATAAAAATAATGGTGAAGAGCATTATGACTACAAGGGCTCCCTTACTGCCGAGATTAGTGATATCCGCTATGGTAGTAAAGATAAGAAAATCGGTTTTATTGGTGTCAATACAACACTAGCTGTAGCTCTGCCAGAAGATATATTAGGTCCATTAGTAGGAAATAAAGTGGGTGCTATGGCAGAAGTAACAATAGATACGATTGATGGAATCTATAAACTAGATTACGGAGTTGCTCTTACCATGCTAGAAGTAGAAGGTTCGCTGGCATTCAAAGAGGTTCCTATCAATAATGTTCCGTCTATCATGCTTGACGAACTTACATTCTTCTTGGCAAGTAATACGACGAAAGTTCCGATTGTTACGCCATATGTATTTATGACAGGTCTTGGTGGAGGTTTCGGAAATCTTGCAGAGACCATTTCGGGAACATCAGACGGTAAACTTCCCCCCATCACACTTCATCTTCAAACAAGGTTATTAATTAATCTGGTTATTGTAGGTGACTTCAAGCTGGAAGCAAAACTATCCGGTCTTAGTCTTGAAGGTACGGGTCGGTTGGCAAAAGATGATGAAGGAAGATTACTTAATCTTGAAGCAGGAATGAATGTTCAGTGGATATCGCCATTTCAGCTAAATGCCTTTGGTAATATTAGTATTCATGCCGGGGCGGTTCGGGGTGGTATTACGATTAAAATTACTGAAGATTATTTCTATGGTTATGTATACGCAGGATTCTATATTCCAACTTCAGTCCCCATCATAGGAGGAAAGGAAATTGGAGGCGTTGAGGCAGCTGTTTCATCTGACTTTGTTGGTGCAAACATGAAAGTCATCGGCGTGAAATTTGGCTTTATCTATTATTGGGATGGCGATTTTAACTTTGGTAGTTCCATCAATCTCGCTTCTAGAGGAAAAGCTGTACACTATGTTCACTCGGAAGAACTGGATGCGAACGGAAATCTTGTGCCTACCACTGCATTATATGGAACGAATATGAGAAGGCTCACGACAAAGGAAATAGCTAAAACTAGAGCCGGAGATGGCATTACAAAAGAAGTGATCCCAGCATCAAAAGATTCACTACTGTTTGAAATCCCACTTCGTGGCCATGTCAAACCTTCTGCATCTGAAATCATAGTCACTAATCCAGCTGGTACTAAATTGACAATGGTTGAAGACGATAATAAGGGAAATGGAAACTATCTTGTTCAATCGATGAATGGTAAAAATACGTTGTATATTTCAGTGATTGATCCAGCACTTATTGTTGGTGGTAACTGGTCCATTTCAGTGACAACACCAAATGTGTATATCGACAATTTTGAAGTGAACAGTGTTGAAAATATCCCGGAGCTTACAGGTATTAAAACTACGCATAGTAATAATACGAGCCGTGAGCTTGATGTGTCTTGGACAACGGACGGACAAAGTGCATATTCAGGAGCAGTTAATGTCTATGTCACCAAAGATCCATCCATTATGCAAAGCATTGAATCAGATAACATGCAAGACACATCATCATTAATTAGTATTGGTAATCTTGAGCTAGATGAAATTAAATCAGGTTCTCATGTCTTTACACTTCCGGAGTCTTTCCCTGAAGGGAAGTATTATGTGGTTGCAATGCTTGTTAATCACCTGGGTGGAATGAGTAAGCAGATCACTGCATCTCCAATCACTTTTACCAATCCATTACTTCCACAAGAACCTAAATCAGTATCAGCGGAATACAGTGGAGATGGATACGTGAAAGTTAACATCAATGGAAGTGACCAAACTGCAACCCATTATTTTGTGGCGATTGAAGATGAGAACGGGGTTGAGATTGAGAATTCCTTTGGTCAGTTTCCTATAGACAGTGAAATTAAGTTGAAACCATTAGAAGACCAAACCAACCTCCCTCTATTAAAGGAAGGCAAGAAGTATTTTATCAAAGTAAAATCCGTTAGAATTGTCGAGTCAGCACTTAATGCTACGGAATATTATAGCTCTACCAAGGTTGCATCATCGCAAAGCTTTGTTATGCCTGCCATGGGTAAACCTAAGCTTGTCAGTGTTGAAACCAATATCGACAAATCAAAAGAAAATTATTATTTAAGGACTGGACAATTAGAGGCAACGTACACGTTCGATCGACCGGTCAAAATGACATTGACCCTGAACAAGGAAAACAAGAACACGCCTGAAGAATTTAAGACGGTTTGGTCATTTGAAGAAAACCTTGAAGACGGTGAGAATTTGATTGACTTTACTGCAGTTAGTGAAAATCATGACACTATTCAAGGTAGCAGATCATCAGGGGCAATAGGTGTTACTGTTGATACAAGTGCACCGATATTACTTTTAGGTGAAGAAGTAGAGCCAAGCCTTGATAAGGAGCCGGTAGATAATACAGTCAGCAATCAAGTTGTTTTTGTTAGTGCGGACTCAAGCTATAGCTTCCATGGGCTAACAGAGGTATCTGCGTCATTAACTTTAAATGGTAGTTCAGAAGGTATTGTGATCCATCCAGACGGGACATTTGTCGTTAATCGTAAGAGTTCAAGTCAAGAACCAAACGAAACTTTACAGCTTAAAGCAGTTGACAAAGCTGGAAACGAAACGGTTGTTCCCGTTTATCTTGTGAATCGTGAATTGTCAGAGTTTGAGAGTATTAAACTTATATCTGACCTTGAGAACTCGCAGAATCAACCTGATGTGATCGAACTTGGGATTGGCGGAAAAACAGTGCTTTCTGTTAAAGGTCTTCGTCAGGGTGGCGAATTGGACTTAAAAGAAGAAGATATTGTATGGGATGTTCTATATAATCAGAACATTATCAAGATTTCACAGGATGGTACCATTGAAGCTTTGGCTCCAGGCGAAACGGCAATCAAAGTTGGTTATAGACTTTCTGCTTTTGAAGATGAGAATGGGAAAATAGTCTATAAAGAACTGTCAGATGTAATCAACATTCATGTGAAAGATCTTGGATATCGTTATGAAGTTCGGCAATCACAAGGATTCTCGTTGTTCACCATATATACGGAGATCAATATGGGTAAAGCAACAGTTGTGATTGATGGCAAGAAACAAACGCTCTTGTATGACAATCTTAAAAAAGCATATATTGGTTCTTCAAGAGAACTTGTCACGGGTGAACAATTAACAGCCAATCTTGTTTTTGAACCAACGTTGAAATCTCCTAATCTTCTTCGTGGAGATACGAATGGTAGTGGGGCTGTAGATCGAGCAGACGTTCTGGCGACGATAAAAGCGATATTAAATAATGTATACAATGGCTTTAATTCTTCTGAAGACTGGATGAGATCTGATATAAACGGTGATGGTGTTGTTGATATTGTAGATGCACAACTCATACTAATGGAGGCACTGAGACGATGA
- a CDS encoding S-layer homology domain-containing protein has product MMKQLKVILCMLLLVAILPSYVYGADDAADLSYRVDITVTDSSGSPKSSFDVGENIFVKLSLAYTGAGKAPVYGFQGKLHFDSYVVKNTSVKMEKDISMNYSYGDINYVFLDMTANGKDDEIMKNIGTAVFQARNNGTFDFSLSNFLITNKDATLRGIEPFEDVQIVVGSGVKEISKSSLYEDIEAAKAYLASVTIADNPKVIYYPDFWYTTKSAQNLRSAISKAETVFENENALDTEISEAIDLLEIAFSNFKNSKIVGPKRWVITDEDSNASNGGSNASSGSSGSGGPKQHQLNYTVNASVKGGNGNIADGFENQTIRASTSATIRVIPDEGYETEYIIVNGEKFIGRDIYTIPEISRDTTVVVTFVRKTPFTDIAHDDWFYFSARYVYNAGLFTGTSETEFSPSRNMSRAMLATALYRMENQPSVKFADVFSDVQSGRWYSDPIIWANESKIVNGYGKGIFAPNVSITREQIAVMLYRYAESKGLNLQSEISTLSFKDADKISAFAKESIHWAVSKGIMNGNSDRTLNPSGLATRAEVATMIQRFKELE; this is encoded by the coding sequence ATGATGAAACAATTGAAAGTGATATTGTGCATGCTACTTCTGGTAGCTATTCTACCATCATACGTCTACGGGGCAGACGATGCTGCTGACCTTAGTTATCGTGTGGACATCACAGTAACTGACAGCTCTGGTTCTCCAAAATCTTCATTTGATGTTGGAGAGAACATATTTGTGAAACTAAGTCTTGCATATACTGGTGCGGGTAAAGCGCCGGTATATGGTTTTCAAGGAAAGCTACACTTTGATTCTTACGTTGTAAAAAACACGAGTGTCAAAATGGAAAAGGACATTTCAATGAATTATTCCTATGGTGACATCAATTATGTATTTCTCGATATGACCGCCAACGGTAAAGATGATGAAATTATGAAAAATATCGGAACTGCTGTCTTCCAAGCTAGAAATAACGGAACGTTCGATTTTTCTTTAAGTAACTTTCTCATCACGAATAAAGATGCAACCCTGAGGGGAATTGAACCGTTTGAAGATGTACAAATTGTGGTCGGTTCTGGTGTAAAGGAAATCTCTAAGTCTTCACTATATGAAGACATTGAGGCTGCAAAAGCTTATCTTGCTTCAGTTACGATTGCGGATAATCCCAAAGTCATATATTATCCAGACTTTTGGTATACAACAAAATCCGCTCAAAATCTAAGAAGTGCGATTTCTAAGGCTGAGACTGTCTTTGAGAATGAAAACGCGTTGGATACGGAAATTTCTGAAGCAATAGATTTGCTTGAGATTGCATTTTCTAATTTTAAGAATTCGAAAATTGTAGGCCCGAAACGTTGGGTTATCACGGACGAGGATTCTAACGCTTCTAATGGTGGTTCTAATGCTTCTAGTGGTTCTAGTGGTTCTGGGGGCCCTAAACAACATCAGCTTAACTATACGGTTAACGCTTCTGTAAAAGGCGGGAATGGTAACATTGCTGATGGCTTTGAAAATCAAACGATTCGTGCATCAACCTCTGCCACGATCAGAGTGATTCCTGATGAAGGGTATGAAACAGAATATATCATTGTCAACGGCGAAAAATTCATAGGTCGTGACATTTATACCATTCCAGAGATTAGTCGTGACACAACTGTAGTTGTTACATTTGTAAGAAAGACTCCTTTTACAGATATAGCACATGACGATTGGTTCTATTTTTCTGCAAGATATGTTTACAATGCGGGGCTATTCACAGGAACTTCTGAAACAGAATTTTCACCCTCAAGGAACATGAGTCGTGCAATGCTTGCTACTGCACTGTATCGTATGGAAAATCAACCTAGTGTTAAATTTGCAGATGTGTTCTCAGACGTTCAAAGTGGTCGTTGGTATTCAGATCCTATTATTTGGGCAAACGAAAGCAAAATCGTTAACGGATATGGTAAGGGGATATTCGCTCCTAATGTTTCAATCACTCGTGAGCAAATTGCGGTTATGCTCTATCGATACGCAGAGAGTAAAGGGTTGAACCTGCAGAGCGAAATTTCAACTCTTAGCTTCAAAGATGCAGATAAAATTTCAGCCTTTGCCAAAGAGTCAATTCATTGGGCTGTGTCAAAGGGCATTATGAATGGTAATTCTGATCGTACTCTGAATCCTTCCGGTCTTGCAACCAGAGCAGAAGTTGCTACGATGATTCAAAGGTTCAAAGAATTAGAATAA
- a CDS encoding flavin-containing monooxygenase, translating to MIHMYDVLVIGAGQAGLAAGYYLKQSGLTFLIVDAGRSIGQSWRNRYDSLQLFTPRMYDELPGMQLEGDRHGLPSKDEIADYFEKYAEQMQLPIMLNCAITRLSIEDEVYYAETTAGTITARDVIIATGPFQVKNVPSFANSLSEEIVQLHSSEYKNRSQLVPGTTVVAGGGNSGAQIAVELASDDRQIVYISLARQITFKPLHIMKRSIFWYLEKNGLLRAGTERMKGKWLRNQPEYVYGYELKELIAKGRVNMRPRVTNAIGDRILYEDGSETRVNNIIWATGFQRNDRWIDVQNAFDSDRGVLHEGGVSPVAGLYFVGLPWQTSRGSALLGWVKYDAESIVHAVLQR from the coding sequence ATGATACATATGTACGATGTATTGGTAATCGGAGCTGGGCAAGCAGGGTTAGCAGCAGGTTATTATCTCAAACAATCAGGTTTAACCTTCTTGATCGTTGATGCTGGAAGGTCTATTGGACAATCTTGGCGTAACCGGTACGACTCTTTGCAGCTCTTCACTCCAAGAATGTATGATGAGTTACCTGGAATGCAACTGGAAGGAGATCGTCATGGCTTGCCGAGTAAAGATGAAATTGCAGATTATTTTGAGAAGTATGCTGAACAAATGCAGCTTCCGATCATGTTGAATTGTGCAATTACCCGTCTCTCTATAGAAGATGAAGTTTATTATGCGGAAACTACAGCGGGAACGATTACAGCGCGCGATGTTATCATTGCAACTGGGCCTTTCCAGGTTAAAAATGTACCTAGCTTTGCGAATTCATTATCTGAAGAAATTGTTCAACTTCATTCCTCGGAATATAAAAACCGCTCTCAATTGGTTCCGGGAACAACAGTTGTCGCTGGTGGCGGCAATTCAGGTGCCCAGATTGCAGTAGAGTTAGCATCAGATGATAGACAAATAGTGTACATATCCCTAGCTCGACAGATCACATTTAAGCCATTACATATCATGAAACGAAGTATATTTTGGTATTTGGAAAAGAACGGATTGTTACGTGCGGGTACTGAACGTATGAAGGGGAAGTGGTTACGCAATCAGCCTGAGTATGTATACGGCTACGAGTTAAAAGAGCTGATTGCCAAAGGCCGAGTGAACATGCGTCCACGTGTTACCAATGCGATAGGGGATCGTATCCTATACGAGGATGGTAGTGAGACGCGGGTCAACAACATTATTTGGGCAACGGGTTTTCAGCGTAATGATCGTTGGATTGATGTTCAAAATGCTTTTGATTCCGATAGGGGAGTCTTGCACGAGGGAGGCGTATCGCCAGTTGCTGGTCTGTACTTTGTAGGATTACCTTGGCAAACATCACGTGGTTCAGCGTTGCTAGGCTGGGTTAAATACGATGCTGAGAGCATCGTGCATGCTGTCCTTCAGAGGTAA